One genomic segment of Primulina tabacum isolate GXHZ01 chromosome 9, ASM2559414v2, whole genome shotgun sequence includes these proteins:
- the LOC142504352 gene encoding uncharacterized protein LOC142504352, giving the protein MAPKLDIGWEFGKSIGGDRKTIQCKLCGKIITGGITRLKQHIAHVAGNVESCTKAPKEISLMFRKHLQDTKNERNLIKKKKEIAINAIQQSIHGLDNCSDSGDDDKFDNTYEKTLEDMENRALRKAMKESRRTRAFEEDMQNRYGSGNVGGSSSSPSANPNLRKQMTRSFSVREGAQLPSKGIDSYMFSSKRKSIKNWFAPEKVKDVGKAISKWFIYNASSFHAADSGPYYQAMINTITNVGPGVQGPSGRQIGGVFLEEEVEDITIYLNTLKSKWPKYGCTIMCDGWSTRNKHPIINFMIYCDRNMIFHSSVDCTNKKKTSDFILSLLNNVIDDIGEENVVHVVTDSESANKAAGQKLMIERPHMFWSPCAAHCIDLMLEDIGKMTKVKRCIDKAKQITSFIYNSDKIANLMKIYTNDRELLRPGITRFATEFISLESLVRYCQDLKRLCTSVELREYNNTSKRRKDVEKITAIILDTKFWKSARDICTAMEPLVKVLKLVDQDNKPTLSIIYEAMDRAKLSIKESVKDWQLYWDVIDERWYNQLHQHLHAAAYFLNPMLQYSGTCVYTDEVRRGLKTVIKRLEPDLNTQAAMINEIKLFTEQIGEFGSPLAKMAVKKSLPAEWWNEYGEEAPHLRKLAIKVLGQTCSSSGCERNWSTWSLIHTKLRNRLAIEKLHKLVYVHYNMRLRVRNLMQKSGDDDYYSPIDLDHIFKDDDILNEWTRDNEPSMLQDDDLEWLDQGHEISNAQESNKNKNNEGTSRLSKGKGNILNESYETNNDDKSDDNDDSGDGNNRESGKKHGDADQACQDDQYDAGMSWARGKENYYATQDTDHGYRPGIEEQRRFLASLTGFSSAEDDEHFSGS; this is encoded by the exons ATGGCTCCAAAACTCGATATTGGTTGGGAGTTTGGTAAATCCATCGGAGGTGATAGAAAGACAATACAATGCAAACTTTGTGGAAAAATTATAACTGGTGGAATTACAAGATTAAAGCAACATATTGCTCATGTTGCTGGAAATGTTGAGTCATGCACTAAAGCTCCAAAAGAAATATCATTGATGTTCCGGAAACATCTTCAAGATACTAAGAACGAGAGAAATTTAatcaaaaaaaagaaagaaattgcTATTAATGCAATTCAACAGAGCATACATGGACTCGATAATTGCAGTGACAGTGGAGATGATGATAAATTTGATAATACCTATGAAAAAACTTTAGAAGATATGGAAAATAGGGCACTGCGAAAAGCAATGAAAGAAAGTCGTAGAACAAGAGCATTTGAGGAAGATATGCAAAACCGATATGGTTCag GAAATGTTGGTGGTAGTTCATCATCACCAAGTGCAAATCCCAATTTAAGAAAACAGATGACTCGTAGCTTTAGCGTACGAGAGGGAGCTCAGTTACCATCGAAAGGGATTGATTCTTACATGTTTTCATCAAAACGAAAGAGTATAAAAAATTGGTTTGCTCCTGAAAAGGTCAAAGATGTTGGGAAGGCTATTTCAAAATGGTTTATATACAATGCAAGTTCATTTCATGCAGCAGATAGTGGTCCATACTACCAAGCAATGATTAATACCATCACAAATGTTGGACCTGGAGTACAAGGTCCTTCGGGACGTCAAATAGGTGGTGTTTTCCTGGAAGAGGAGGTCGAAGATATCACTATATATTTGAATACATTAAAATCCAAATGGCCAAAATATGGATGTACAATAATGTGTGATGGTTGGAGCACACGCAACAAGCATCCTATcattaattttatgatatactGCGATCGCAACATGATATTTCATAGTTCAGTGGATTGCACAAACAAAAAAAAGACATCCGATTTTATATTATCTCTTCTGAATAATGTTATTGACGATATTGGAGAAGAAAATGTTGTACATGTGGTTACAGATAGTGAAAGTGCAAACAAAGCTGCTGGACAGAAATTGATGATTGAAAGACCTCACATGTTTTGGTCACCTTGTGCTGCACACTGCATTGATCTTATGCTTGAAGATATTGGTAAGATGACAAAGGTAAAGAGGTGCATTGATAAAGCAAAGCAAATAACAAGTTTTATATACAATAGTGACAAAATCGCGAACTTAATGAAAATCTACACAAATGATCGTGAATTGTTGAGACCTGGAATCACTCGCTTTGCTACTGAATTTATTTCTTTAGAAAGTCTCGTCCGGTATTGTCAAGATTTGAAGAGATTGTGCACTTCAGTTGAGTTGCGTGAGTACAACAATACAAGCAAGAGAAGAAAAGATGTCGAAAAAATTACAGCGATCATTTTGGACACAAAATTTTGGAAGTCGGCTCGTGATATATGCACAGCAATGGAACCTCTCGTCAAAGTTTTGAAGTTGGTTGATCAAGACAATAAGCCAACGCTATCGATTATATATGAAGCAATGGATAGAGCTAAATTATCTATAAAAGAAAGTGTGAAAGACTGGCAATTGTACTGGGATGTGATTGATGAGCGTTGGTATAATCAATTACACCAACACCTACATGCTGCAG CATATTTTCTCAATCCAATGCTCCAATATTCTGGAACATGTGTTTACACTGATGAAGTAAGACGAGGATTGAAGACAGTAATCAAAAGACTAGAGCCCGATTTAAATACACAAGCTGCAATGATTAATGAG attaaattatttacagaaCAAATTGGAGAGTTTGGATCTCCACTTGCAAAAATGGCGGTTAAAAAAAGTCTTCCAG CTGAATGGTGGAATGAGTATGGTGAAGAAGCTCCCCACCTAAGAAAACTTGCAATTAAAGTTCTTGGTCAAACATGTTCATCTTCTGGTTGTGAGAGAAATTGGAGCACATGGTCTTTAATACATACTAAGCTTCGCAATCGTTTGGCGATTGAAAAATTGCATAAATTGGTATATGTCCATTACAATATGCGGTTAAGAGTAAGAAATTTGATGCAAAAAAGTGGAGATGATGATTACTATAGTCCTATAGATCTTGATCACATATTCAAAGatgatgatattttaaatgaatgGACTAGAGATAATGAACCCTCTATGTTGCAAGACGATGACTTAGAATGGTTAGATCAAGGTCATGAAATATCAAATGCCCAAGAGAGCAACAAGAACAAAAACAATGAGGGCACATCAAGATTatcaaaaggaaaaggaaacaTATTAAATGAAAGTTATGAAACTAACAATGACGATAAAAGTGACGACAATGATGATAGTGGTGATGGGAACAATCGGGAAAGTGGCAAAAAACATGGAGACGCTGATCAAGCATGTCAAGATGATCAATATGATGCTGGCATGTCATGGGCACGGGGGAAAGAGAATTATTATGCAACACAAGACACTGATCATGGGTATCGTCCTGGGATAGAAGAACAACGTCGCTTTTTAGCAAGTTTGACAGGGTTCTCGAGTGCTGAAGATGATGAACATTTTAGTGGATCTTAA
- the LOC142555087 gene encoding uncharacterized protein LOC142555087, translated as MGDLSDNSSVEGDGILADKAEEEHVDKKADLNPHMSDSPAKIEVSENCINLFVEVFGPLDEIDEGYDDLNSRRELLITGSHESDQGSEGKENGTMSDDDVMASFKNEDECSFNVSDLVWVKARTQTWWPGTVCDPSSDAAKDATKAGKKGPLLVKYFGNPYFTWCSDSDLRPFVEYFEQLSRQNDSRNFLGSVDKAVGEIGRQVKSKMTCRCFLKESHTLPAHFSSEDTEKCQRPMDNISKFDDLNLSQFKPVSFCSYIRNIASGSSVPNKVELIVAKNRLSAFYCSIGHRQLPLQLLRQSCDTPQNTQDKLKSKAITEGQNTSGSVEGFEKSECDNDLMSTGRKRRKNRSDGKLTSSGKESELRERKKSKYLSYPYVEGDQNAAVSSTGIESMSDDPKNLSCGSGQSTPSSKLTRKNLRGKGSRNSFKGRIIVSKADNSVACSAQLLSELNSFARGCFYPSRSKYSDSLKQFYCSFRTFAFLDFEMAHGILKSQKMPAGALAKVQKKGKGNVKESGKNQGINCESVIDIASKKEPEKDNQHENGRSKHVKVKKEEVSLSAGMEPSGNLSNISNTTTVNKTAKKRKKREASPTHLQLETEGKDILKNKTAKKRKKGGASPTLLQLETEDSDIPKNETPEKKKKGEASPTNLFLETQRSDSPKNITAEKREEEGSSPTYLELETQGAEIPKNNTPEKKKKGEAGPTLLQFEVQDSDIQRSLTPEKEKTEEASPTHLQFETRNSDIQENITLEEEKKEEASSTHLRFETTSRLPDLNGNILSISVGNMSFGITAMHKDTQSTEGTERSSSSGYTATESTPNLIHNVVDLSFHNSLQKILLPSNGKPERKKWKRKKETSQVTSVIPDLNGTALDSPSLEKIPPVEDCISPVGDHPRKKRRISRPNEDLGAMLLLNFALEHPLPSKETLVATFSRFGLLKESETQFLDDSSVQIFYERTTDARFAIRRLEKNNPFGESLVSFKFHPVAVASTMEMKESTSEKVTSTAGKNQKKLHLPQPFPPADKVKIPSPQRGDPPNLTFIKKNVEMMQMTLEKAGDNLSPEMRAKLENEIKGLLNKIASMESTFSP; from the coding sequence ATGGGCGATTTGAGCGATAATTCTTCTGTGGAAGGGGATGGCATTCTGGCTGACAAGGCCGAGGAGGAGCACGTGGATAAGAAGGCCGACTTGAACCCTCACATGTCAGATTCACCGGCAAAGATAGAGGTTTCCGAGAATTGTATCAATTTATTTGTGGAAGTTTTTGGTCCCTTGGACGAAATTGATGAAGGTTATGATGATTTGAACAGCAGAAGGGAACTTTTAATCACTGGGTCGCATGAATCTGACCAAGGAAGTGAAGGGAAAGAAAATGGAACTATGTCAGATGATGATGTAATGGCAAGCTTCAAGAACGAAGATGAATGTTCGTTTAACGTGAGTGATTTGGTTTGGGTTAAAGCTAGGACACAGACATGGTGGCCAGGAACAGTATGTGATCCTTCTTCCGATGCTGCTAAGGATGCAACAAAGGCAGGAAAAAAAGGTCCTCTTCTTGTCAAATATTTTGGGAATCCGTATTTTACTTGGTGTTCCGATTCGGACTTGCGGCCTTTTGTGGAGTACTTTGAACAGCTGTCCCGGCAAAATGACTCGAGAAACTTTCTTGGCTCGGTGGATAAGGCCGTAGGTGAGATTGGTCGGCAGGTAAAGTCAAAGATGACCTGCCGTTGTTTTCTGAAAGAAAGTCACACACTTCCTGCCCATTTTTCTTCAGAAGACACTGAAAAATGTCAAAGACCAATGGATAACATAAGTAAATTTGACGATCTTAACCTGTCTCAGTTCAAACCCGTAAGTTTTTGCTCATACATCAGAAATATTGCTAGTGGTTCTTCTGTACCAAATAAAGTTGAGTTAATAGTGGCCAAGAATCGTCTGTCAGCATTTTATTGTTCTATCGGGCATCGCCAGTTGCCTTTGCAGTTACTCAGGCAGAGTTGTGATACTCCCCAGAACACCCAGGATAAATTAAAGTCAAAAGCAATTACTGAAGGCCAAAATACTTCTGGAAGTGTCGAAGGATTTGAGAAAAGCGAATGTGACAATGATTTGATGTCAACTGGGAGGAAGAGGAGGAAGAATCGTAGTGATGGTAAATTAACTTCATCTGGTAAAGAATCTGAATTAAGGGAAAGGAAGAAGAGCAAGTATTTATCCTATCCTTATGTAGAAGGTGATCAGAATGCTGCAGTTTCATCAACCGGGATAGAAAGTATGAGTGATGATCCGAAGAACCTGTCCTGTGGATCTGGACAATCCACTCCGTCGAGTAAACTAACGAGAAAGAATTTGCGAGGAAAGGGATCAAGAAACTCATTCAAGGGGCGCATCATAGTTAGTAAAGCTGACAATAGCGTTGCATGTTCTGCTCAATTGCTATCCGAACTCAATTCATTTGCTCGTGGTTGTTTTTATCCCAGCAGAAGTAAGTATTCTGATTCACTGAAGCAATTTTATTGTAGTTTTAGAACATTTGCATTTTTAGATTTTGAGATGGCCCATGGGATTCTTAAGAGTCAGAAAATGCCTGCTGGTGCTCTGGCCAAAGTGCAGAAGAAAGGAAAGGGAAATGTGAAAGAATCTGGTAAAAATCAGGGAATCAACTGCGAATCTGTTATAGATATTGCAAGTAAAAAAGAACCCGAAAAAGATAATCAACACGAAAATGGGCGCAGTAAACATGTGAAGGTTAAAAAGGAGGAAGTATCATTGTCAGCAGGCATGGAGCCTTCTGGTAATCTATCGAACATAAGTAACACCACCACTGTAAATAAAACTGCCAAGAAGAGAAAGAAAAGGGAAGCAAGCCCAACGCATCTTCAGTTAGAAACCGAGGGCAAAGATATCCTGAAAAATAAAACTGCCAAGAAGAGAAAGAAAGGGGGAGCAAGTCCCACGCTTCTTCAGTTGGAAACCGAGGACTCTGATATCCCGAAAAATGAAACTCctgagaagaaaaagaaagggGAAGCTAGTCCAACAAATCTTTTCTTAGAAACGCAGCGCTCTGATAGCCCAAAAAATATAACTGCCGAGAAGAGAGAGGAAGAGGGATCAAGTCCAACGTATCTTGAGTTAGAAACTCAGGGCGCCGAGATTCCGAAAAATAACACTCcggagaagaaaaagaaaggagAGGCAGGTCCAACGCTTCTTCAGTTTGAAGTGCAGGACTCTGATATCCAGAGAAGTTTAACTCCTGAGAAGGAAAAGACAGAGGAAGCAAGTCCAACACATCTTCAGTTTGAAACACGGAACTCTGATATCCAGGAAAATATAACTCTGGAGGAGGAAAAGAAAGAGGAAGCAAGTTCAACGCATCTTCGGTTTGAAACAACTTCTAGATTACCTGACTTGAATGGAAACATTTTAAGCATTTCAGTTGGAAATATGTCGTTTGGAATAACTGCTATGCACAAGGATACACAAAGCACAGAAGGCACTGAGCGATCTTCAAGTTCAGGATATACAGCTACAGAATCGACCCCAAATTTGATACATAATGTAGTAGACTTGTCTTTCCATAACTCGCTGCAGAAGATACTTCTACCTTCTAACGGAAAGCCAGAGCGCAAGAAATGGAAAAGAAAGAAGGAGACTAGTCAAGTTACTTCTGTCATACCAGACTTGAATGGAACAGCGTTGGATTCCCCATCATTGGAAAAGATTCCACCTGTAGAAGATTGTATATCTCCAGTAGGTGACCATCCTCGAAAGAAGAGGAGAATATCACGTCCAAATGAAGATCTTGGTGCCATGCTTCTCTTGAACTTTGCTCTGGAACACCCTCTGCCTTCCAAAGAGACGTTGGTTGCGACTTTCTCTAGATTTGGGTTGTTGAAGGAGTCAGAAACTCAATTTCTGGATGATTCAAGTGTCCAGATTTTCTATGAAAGGACTACTGATGCTCGATTTGCAATCAGAAGATTGGAGAAAAACAACCCTTTCGGAGAATCACTTGTCAGTTTCAAATTCCATCCAGTGGCAGTTGCTTCGACTATGGAGATGAAGGAATCAACATCAGAAAAGGTCACTTCAACCGCAGGCAAAAATCAGAAGAAACTACATTTGCCACAGCCCTTTCCACCTGCAGATAAAGTCAAGATTCCTTCACCCCAAAGAGGCGACCCACCAAATCTTACGTTCATAAAGAAGAATGTGGAGATGATGCAAATGACACTGGAAAAGGCAGGTGACAATCTTTCGCCAGAGATGAGAGCCAAGTTGGAGAATGAGATCAAAGGTCTTTTGAACAAAATTGCCTCGATGGAAAGCACCTTTTCGCCTTAG
- the LOC142555086 gene encoding LOW QUALITY PROTEIN: FT-interacting protein 4-like (The sequence of the model RefSeq protein was modified relative to this genomic sequence to represent the inferred CDS: inserted 1 base in 1 codon), with protein sequence MANQNRNQDRNGNVNTVREEDFDLRETRPSLGGGRVSGNDTYDLVEQMEYLFVRVVKAMGLLAKDGNSGPDPFVEVKLGGFKSVTRHFENVSNPMWNQVFSILKDRVQVPIIEISVKDKARNGDDLIGMVVFDVVDVPRRVPPDSPLAPEWYRLENRRGERVAGEVMLAFWVGSQADEAFPEAWHLDVSAVNGDGVTSIRSKVYLSPRLWYVRVNVIEAQELPLGDRNRQQPDIFVRVVHSNMSLRTKISQSKNANPLWNEDLMFAVAEPFNEQLILSVEDKVGPNKDEVLGKCTIPIQGLEKRLDFKPPVSRWYNLEKNAVSENGQRAVGRTNSKVHLRISLEGGYHVLDELTHYSSDLRPTARQLWKPAIGVLELGILNAQNLMPMKAKEGRGVTDAFCVAKYGQKWIRTRTILDSFSPKWNEQYTWEVFDPCTVITIGVFDNCQLQGVNGSTKDSRIGKVRIRLSTLETDRVYTHSYPLIVLAPSGVKKMGEIQLAVRFSCTSLFNMLLMYSQPLLPNLHYLHPLSCHQIDILRHQATQIVCTRLSRAEPPLRREVVEYMLDVGSNMWSVRRSKANHYRIAGIFSAILXTSKCFDHICSWKRPFLTIIVHFLFLVLVCFPRYIMSIIFIYLFLLGAMKFGRRPRNPPHMDVRLSQADTAHIDELDEEFDTFPTSQKQNDLLKLRYDRLRAIASRVQTVFGDLATQVERFYNLLSWRDPRATALFLIFCLVASVVLLVTPPKTMVTIIGFYTMRHPRFRDRLPSYPMNFLRRLPARTDSLL encoded by the exons ATGGCGAACCAGAACAGGAATCAGGACCGAAATGGCAACGTAAACACAGTCCGTGAAGAGGATTTTGATTTAAGGGAGACGAGGCCGAGCCTCGGCGGGGGAAGGGTATCTGGGAATGATACGTACGACTTGGTGGAGCAAATGGAGTATTTGTTCGTGAGAGTGGTGAAGGCAATGGGGTTGCTTGCAAAGGATGGAAACAGCGGCCCCGACCCGTTTGTGGAGGTGAAGCTTGGAGGGTTCAAGTCTGTGACGAGGCATTTCGAGAATGTGTCGAATCCCATGTGGAATCAAGTGTTTTCGATCTTAAAAGATCGAGTCCAGGTTCCCATTATTGAGATTTCAGTGAAAGATAAGGCCAGAAACGGTGATGATTTGATTGGAATGGTTGTGTTTGATGTTGTTGATGTTCCGAGAAGGGTGCCTCCTGACAGTCCATTGGCGCCTGAATGGTATAGATTGGAGAACAGGAGGGGCGAAAGGGTGGCTGGAGAGGTGATGCTTGCTTTTTGGGTCGGGTCACAGGCAGATGAGGCGTTCCCGGAAGCTTGGCACTTGGATGTATCCGCTGTTAATGGAGATGGTGTCACGAGTATCCGTTCTAAGGTTTATCTGTCGCCTAGGCTTTGGTATGTTCGAGTTAATGTTATCGAGGCGCAAGAGTTGCCCCTCGGGGATAGGAACCGGCAGCAACCGGATATTTTTGTGAGAGTGGTGCACAGTAATATGAGCTTGAGGACTAAGATTTCTCAAAGCAAGAATGCTAATCCTTTGTGGAATGAGGATTTGATGTTTGCTGTTGCGGAGCCTTTTAACGAACAGTTGATTTTAAGTGTTGAGGATAAAGTAGGACCTAACAAGGATGAGGTTCTTGGAAAGTGTACGATCCCGATACAGGGATTGGAGAAGAGGTTGGATTTCAAGCCTCCGGTTAGCCGGTGGTATAATCTTGAGAAGAATGCAGTTTCAGAAAATGGGCAGAGAGCTGTGGGCAGAACAAACAGCAAGGTGCACTTGAGGATCAGTTTGGAGGGTGGTTACCATGTTCTTGATGAATTAACTCATTACAGCAGCGATCTCAGGCCGACGGCTAGACAGCTTTGGAAGCCAGCCATTGGTGTGCTCGAACTGGGGATCTTGAATGCTCAAAACCTTATGCCAATGAAGGCGAAAGAAGGCCGGGGTGTGACAGATGCTTTCTGCGTGGCCAAGTATGGACAAAAATGGATCAGAACCAGAACGATTCTCGACAGCTTCAGCCCGAAATGGAACGAGCAATACACATGGGAGGTTTTCGATCCTTGTACTGTTATCACCATTGGTGTGTTTGATAATTGCCAGTTGCAAGGAGTAAATGGGAGTACCAAGGATTCGAGAATTGGGAAGGTGAGGATTCGGCTGTCTACTCTCGAGACTGATCGGGTGTACACGCATTCATACCCTCTTATAGTCCTGGCACCATCCGGTGTGAAGAAGATGGGTGAAATCCAGTTAGCTGTGAGGTTCTCTTGTACATCTTTGTTCAACATGCTGCTAATGTATTCCCAGCCATTGCTACCAAATCTTCACTACCTTCACCCCCTAAGTTGCCATCAGATCGACATTCTTAGGCACCAAGCTACACAAATAGTCTGCACGAGGCTGAGCCGGGCCGAGCCACCATTGAGAAGGGAAGTAGTGGAGTACATGCTTGATGTGGGATCAAACATGTGGAGTGTCAGAAGGAGCAAAGCCAACCATTACAGGATAGCAGGGATCTTTTCTGCAATAC AAACTAGCAAATGTTTTGATCATATATGCTCTTGGAAAAGACCTTTCCTCACTATCATCGTTCACTTCTTATTCCTTGTCCTGGTTTGCTTCCCACGGTATATTATGAGCATCATATTTATCTATCTTTTCCTCCTCGGTGCGATGAAGTTCGGCCGGAGGCCAAGGAATCCTCCTCACATGGATGTCAGGCTGTCTCAAGCTGATACGGCTCACATAGACGAACTAGATGAGGAGTTTGACACGTTCCCGACGTCGCAAAAGCAGAACGACTTGCTGAAACTGAGATACGACAGGCTAAGAGCTATCGCCTCACGTGTACAAACCGTTTTCGGTGACCTAGCCACCCAAGTGGAGAGATTCTACAATCTACTCAGCTGGAGAGATCCAAGAGCAACTGCATTATTTCTCATATTCTGTCTGGTTGCTTCTGTGGTACTACTTGTAACTCCTCCCAAAACCATGGTTACCATCATCGGATTTTACACGATGAGACATCCCCGGTTCCGGGATCGGCTCCCCTCGTATCCAATGAATTTCTTGAGGAGGTTGCCAGCAAGAACAGACAGCTTGTTGTGA